A single window of [Clostridium] hylemonae DSM 15053 DNA harbors:
- a CDS encoding DUF6612 family protein, producing the protein MKKKLQNVRLLGLVLAAVVLMAGGCGKKATPENLLSDMSKNCAEIKSASSNMKLAAEMGDNTDTMALNLDVDIVSTKKPEASHMEGKISFKFSGTDMGTDIEVYQVKEKDEVVSYLNVQNEWTKQITEAGENLLDEELYEELKEAYESFELKKDLVEVNDKKCFELSGKVDGGILSGIIDQDVLDSATSGMDLDADAIKDAKVPCVIDIYKESVLPAKIRVDMKDILTKIMGDKYEGFEVKDYYIEIVYNEYDKAEKIKVPKEAKEAEEAGNSSDWDDDGDDAGQAAAEPVKQSKELGENWDSYTVQIGEKVVTFPCSISDLEAAGLALDTEDTPEDTAVEADDYILVYFEDKKGNEIMVDLINTSGEPIKAADCLVGGISVDDFGLEEGGLDILFPGGITIGAAKEDVLAKYGEAADTYEGESMHMFTWADESSYDRLCEIDIDPETNKVCEMSIRKYD; encoded by the coding sequence GGCAACGCCGGAAAACCTGTTGTCAGACATGAGTAAGAACTGTGCAGAAATAAAGTCCGCGTCAAGCAATATGAAGCTGGCAGCCGAAATGGGTGATAATACAGATACAATGGCATTAAATCTGGATGTGGATATTGTTTCCACAAAGAAACCGGAAGCAAGCCATATGGAAGGCAAAATCAGTTTTAAGTTTTCCGGAACAGATATGGGGACCGACATTGAGGTGTATCAGGTAAAGGAAAAGGATGAGGTCGTATCTTATTTAAATGTTCAGAACGAGTGGACAAAACAGATCACGGAAGCAGGGGAGAATCTGCTGGACGAGGAGCTGTATGAAGAACTCAAGGAGGCATATGAATCATTTGAGCTCAAAAAGGACCTTGTAGAAGTCAATGATAAAAAATGTTTTGAGCTTTCCGGAAAGGTTGACGGCGGCATTTTAAGCGGTATCATAGACCAGGATGTGCTCGATTCCGCCACCTCGGGTATGGATCTGGATGCTGATGCCATAAAAGACGCAAAAGTTCCGTGTGTCATCGACATTTACAAGGAGAGCGTTCTGCCTGCTAAGATCCGTGTAGATATGAAAGATATCCTCACGAAAATTATGGGGGATAAATATGAAGGATTTGAAGTGAAGGATTATTACATAGAGATCGTCTACAATGAATATGATAAGGCAGAGAAAATAAAAGTTCCGAAGGAGGCGAAAGAGGCTGAGGAAGCAGGGAACAGTTCTGACTGGGACGACGATGGGGATGATGCGGGCCAGGCAGCTGCTGAACCTGTGAAGCAGAGTAAAGAACTTGGAGAAAACTGGGACAGCTATACAGTACAGATCGGCGAAAAAGTTGTAACATTCCCATGCAGTATATCAGACCTTGAGGCGGCGGGGCTGGCCCTGGACACCGAAGATACTCCGGAAGATACGGCTGTAGAGGCTGATGATTATATACTCGTATATTTTGAGGATAAGAAGGGCAATGAGATCATGGTCGATCTTATCAATACATCAGGGGAGCCTATAAAGGCAGCGGACTGTCTTGTGGGAGGCATTTCAGTTGATGATTTCGGACTCGAAGAAGGAGGACTGGATATTCTTTTCCCAGGAGGGATAACGATAGGAGCCGCTAAGGAAGACGTCCTGGCAAAATATGGAGAGGCGGCGGATACATACGAAGGCGAGTCGATGCATATGTTTACATGGGCGGATGAAAGCAGTTATGACAGACTGTGTGAGATCGATATAGACCCGGAGACGAATAAAGTGTGCGAGATGTCTATCAGAAAATATGATTGA
- a CDS encoding DUF3810 domain-containing protein, whose translation MEGMREKDIKHRDSSMRRMTAGCILFAAGLLLLFAAKKVPGLADWYSQHIYRKLARVIGWAAGLFPFSLAEIGLYIFIVTLAALAARTALKALRKQGGRGAVSRFLSGVFLTGGVLFFLYAVNCGVNYERTSFSESADLKTREYTAEELKEVCLWLTDEVNEISGSVGRGNDKVMTLDGNVKEGAVEAMEGLGGTYPELAGHYPVPKPLINSWILSVQNLTGIYSPFTVEANYNNAMTAYNIPFTACHELSHLSGFMQEQEANFIAWLACTNSSRADFQYSGRLMGWIYCMNILHKADYEAYEEVRAGLSSDIEPDLQANHDFWEKYDGRIAEVANQVNDTYLKANGQKEGVESYDKMVDLIVAYYFAHEDQGQSRR comes from the coding sequence ATGGAAGGTATGAGAGAAAAGGATATAAAACATAGAGACAGCAGCATGAGAAGAATGACGGCCGGTTGTATATTATTTGCAGCGGGTCTGCTTCTTTTATTTGCGGCGAAGAAGGTTCCGGGTCTGGCAGACTGGTATTCGCAGCACATTTACAGGAAGCTGGCGCGTGTCATAGGCTGGGCGGCGGGTCTGTTTCCGTTTTCACTTGCGGAGATCGGACTGTATATCTTTATTGTGACGCTGGCGGCGCTGGCTGCCAGAACAGCTCTGAAAGCGCTGAGAAAGCAGGGAGGGCGCGGTGCAGTGTCAAGGTTTCTGTCAGGAGTATTCCTCACTGGCGGAGTATTGTTTTTTCTATATGCGGTAAACTGCGGCGTAAATTATGAGCGCACCTCGTTTTCAGAGAGCGCAGATCTTAAGACGAGGGAATACACGGCGGAGGAACTGAAGGAAGTATGTCTCTGGCTGACAGATGAAGTAAATGAGATAAGCGGATCAGTCGGCCGGGGGAATGATAAAGTGATGACTCTTGACGGAAATGTAAAGGAAGGGGCCGTGGAGGCGATGGAAGGGCTCGGCGGGACATATCCTGAGCTGGCTGGGCATTACCCGGTCCCAAAGCCTCTGATCAACTCGTGGATATTATCCGTCCAGAATCTGACCGGTATCTATTCGCCGTTTACGGTAGAGGCGAATTACAACAATGCCATGACAGCTTATAACATACCGTTTACGGCCTGCCATGAGCTGTCCCACCTGAGCGGTTTCATGCAGGAGCAGGAGGCGAACTTTATCGCCTGGCTTGCGTGCACGAATTCCAGCCGTGCGGATTTCCAATACAGCGGCAGGCTCATGGGGTGGATCTACTGTATGAATATACTGCATAAGGCGGACTATGAAGCTTACGAGGAGGTCCGCGCCGGGCTGTCTTCTGATATAGAGCCGGACCTGCAGGCAAACCACGACTTCTGGGAGAAATATGACGGAAGGATCGCGGAGGTGGCAAACCAGGTGAATGATACATATCTGAAAGCGAACGGACAGAAGGAAGGTGTGGAAAGCTACGACAAAATGGTGGATTTGATCGTCGCATATTATTTTGCCCATGAAGATCAGGGGCAGTCACGGAGGTGA
- the prdD gene encoding proline reductase cluster protein PrdD, with protein MNTGSRLTVRAYHVNSVLYGDENRVNVDGTMTVRRETGKELMEREPLIRDIQIRIIRPDEHRQHTNTVMDVIPLSAKVLGKVGEGITHTLTGVYVILTGIDESGRQVCNFGASDGILEDKISWGQAGTPLESDILISFDVVLKENTWAERTGPEAIHRACDSFCQIFREQMKRFNGYKCTEKHVFQETYEPGRKDIVIVKEVSGQGAVYDTRLFGKEPGGYAGGHSVIDMGCMPVIVTPNEFRDGIMHAMD; from the coding sequence ATGAACACAGGATCAAGACTTACCGTCCGCGCATACCACGTAAACAGCGTCTTATATGGGGACGAGAACCGGGTTAATGTGGACGGAACGATGACGGTGCGCAGGGAGACAGGGAAGGAACTGATGGAGAGAGAACCATTGATCAGGGATATCCAGATACGGATCATCCGGCCGGACGAGCACCGGCAGCATACGAACACGGTCATGGATGTTATCCCCCTGTCTGCGAAAGTGCTTGGAAAGGTGGGAGAAGGGATCACGCACACTCTTACGGGGGTATATGTAATTCTTACCGGAATAGATGAAAGCGGCCGTCAGGTGTGCAACTTTGGAGCCAGCGACGGGATTCTGGAGGATAAGATAAGCTGGGGACAGGCGGGTACGCCGCTTGAGAGCGACATCTTGATATCGTTTGACGTCGTGCTCAAGGAAAATACGTGGGCAGAGCGGACCGGGCCGGAGGCCATACACCGGGCATGCGACAGCTTCTGTCAGATATTCAGGGAGCAGATGAAGCGGTTTAACGGTTACAAGTGCACGGAAAAGCATGTATTCCAGGAGACGTATGAACCGGGACGAAAGGATATCGTGATCGTGAAGGAAGTATCCGGGCAGGGCGCGGTGTATGATACGAGATTGTTCGGAAAAGAACCCGGCGGCTATGCGGGAGGGCATTCTGTCATCGATATGGGATGTATGCCTGTCATTGTGACACCGAATGAATTCCGTGACGGCATCATGCACGCCATGGACTGA
- a CDS encoding glycine/sarcosine/betaine reductase component B subunit: MGLGTSMKETTLHYYRDPLVEILSEDEEVNLRGIMIVGSPDKNEDKYLSAERVGVSLECMRADGAVFSCNGIGNNHVDYAHSIEAAEKRGIPVVALSLCPAEDFVVQNKYMDGVLCFYKTSDKASQAGDETTVLAENTVTETDARKALAMLKLKIRKREKKG, from the coding sequence ATGGGACTTGGAACAAGTATGAAGGAGACAACGCTGCACTATTACAGAGATCCTCTCGTAGAGATCTTATCGGAAGATGAAGAAGTTAATCTCAGGGGAATCATGATCGTAGGTTCACCGGATAAGAATGAGGACAAATATTTATCTGCGGAGAGAGTCGGGGTATCTCTTGAATGTATGCGTGCGGACGGAGCAGTATTTTCCTGTAACGGGATCGGAAATAACCATGTGGATTACGCACATTCTATTGAGGCGGCAGAAAAGAGAGGCATTCCTGTTGTAGCGCTGAGTCTCTGTCCGGCAGAAGATTTTGTTGTACAGAACAAGTATATGGACGGAGTGCTCTGCTTTTATAAGACGTCGGATAAAGCGTCTCAGGCCGGAGACGAGACGACGGTGCTTGCGGAGAATACGGTGACGGAGACAGATGCGAGAAAAGCGCTGGCAATGTTAAAGCTGAAAATAAGAAAAAGAGAAAAGAAAGGATAG
- a CDS encoding DUF1847 domain-containing protein, producing MDKLKKLSCIDCAVTNCNDGDGEFPSFCLTTHMDEEALADAMACYKEDENKKTMVAAAEVEFEHYCQYTRVEEIMDFARRIGAHKIGIATCVGLIRESRMLAKIFRKHGFEVYGVGCKVGTIPKVDVGIPKKCEGVGTAMCNPILQAKLLNKEKTDLNVVVGLCVGHDSLFYKYSDALVTTAVTKDRVLGHNPAAALYNAQSYYKGKLGL from the coding sequence ATGGACAAACTAAAGAAACTGTCCTGCATAGACTGTGCAGTGACAAATTGTAACGACGGTGACGGGGAATTTCCTTCTTTTTGTCTGACCACGCATATGGACGAAGAGGCGCTGGCAGATGCCATGGCCTGCTATAAAGAAGATGAGAATAAGAAAACGATGGTTGCGGCGGCTGAAGTAGAATTTGAACATTACTGCCAGTATACAAGGGTGGAAGAAATTATGGACTTTGCCCGCAGGATCGGGGCTCATAAGATCGGGATAGCCACATGTGTAGGGCTCATCCGGGAAAGCAGAATGCTGGCTAAAATATTCAGGAAGCATGGATTTGAAGTATATGGTGTGGGCTGTAAAGTAGGAACGATCCCAAAGGTAGATGTGGGTATTCCGAAGAAATGCGAAGGAGTCGGCACGGCAATGTGCAATCCGATACTTCAGGCAAAACTGCTGAACAAAGAAAAGACTGATCTGAACGTAGTTGTAGGTCTCTGCGTCGGACATGACAGTCTGTTCTATAAATACTCGGACGCGCTGGTCACCACGGCAGTGACGAAAGACAGAGTTCTCGGACACAATCCGGCAGCCGCACTGTACAACGCGCAGAGCTATTATAAAGGAAAGCTGGGTCTTTAA
- a CDS encoding DNA topoisomerase III produces MKSLVLAEKPSVARDIARVLHCKKQIPGAMEGDKYIVTWALGHLVTLADPEGYDKKYKEWNMSDLPMIPKKWELVVIKQTSRQYQSVKTQLFRKDVSDIIIATDAGREGELVARWILDKSGCHKPLKRLWISSVTDKAIREGFANLKDGRDYNALYHAAKSRAEADWLVGINATRALTCKYNAQLSCGRVQTPTLAMIARREEEIRQFTPKEYYGLECTAGKIKWTWQESKSGSCRCFNKEFMENISSCIKEEPLKIEAIKKTAKKAFSPGLYDLTELQRDANRRFGFSAKETLNIMQRLYENHKVLTYPRTDSRYIGTDIVPTIKERLKACSVGPYKSVAGRLINKPVQVNKSFVDDKKISDHHAIIPTEEYVQLDHMTNEERKIYDLVVRRFLSVLYPPFEYEQTTMTADAAGQIFAARGKVVRSMGWKAAYDEKWDDGEDSGDNTVEPELADQSLPELTKGQTFHISAVRVTTGRTKPPARFTEATLLSAMENPVKYMDSSDAKARKTLGETGGLGTVATRADIIEKLFHSFLIEKKGREIVITSKGKQLLELVPEDLKKPELTASWEMELSGIARGTHKDTDFLQDIQDYTKELIQEIRQSGGTFRHENMTNTKCPQCGKRLLAVNGKNSRLLVCQDRECGYRETIARTSNARCPNCHKKMELIKRNDEETFVCSCGYKEKLSAFKKRREKEGAGVSKKDVQRYMKEQNKKSEPLNNPFADALAKIKLD; encoded by the coding sequence ATGAAATCTCTCGTATTGGCAGAAAAACCGTCCGTAGCCCGGGACATAGCACGGGTGCTCCACTGCAAAAAGCAGATACCGGGCGCTATGGAAGGTGATAAATATATCGTGACCTGGGCGCTCGGCCATCTTGTAACCCTGGCCGACCCGGAAGGATATGATAAAAAGTACAAAGAATGGAACATGTCGGACCTTCCCATGATCCCGAAGAAATGGGAACTCGTCGTGATCAAGCAGACCTCCAGACAGTACCAGTCTGTGAAAACGCAGCTGTTCCGAAAAGATGTATCCGACATCATCATCGCCACCGACGCAGGCAGGGAAGGAGAACTGGTGGCCCGCTGGATCCTTGACAAGTCCGGCTGCCATAAGCCGCTGAAAAGACTCTGGATCTCTTCCGTCACCGACAAGGCGATCCGTGAAGGCTTCGCAAACTTAAAAGACGGCCGGGATTATAACGCGCTCTACCATGCGGCCAAAAGCAGAGCCGAGGCGGACTGGCTCGTCGGTATCAACGCCACACGCGCACTGACATGCAAATACAATGCCCAGTTATCCTGCGGCCGTGTCCAGACTCCCACCCTTGCCATGATCGCACGGCGCGAAGAGGAGATCAGACAGTTCACGCCAAAGGAATATTACGGACTGGAATGCACCGCCGGGAAGATAAAATGGACATGGCAGGAGTCCAAAAGCGGAAGCTGCCGCTGCTTTAACAAAGAATTTATGGAGAATATTTCCTCTTGCATAAAGGAAGAGCCTTTGAAGATAGAAGCCATTAAAAAAACGGCCAAAAAGGCATTTTCTCCCGGACTGTATGACTTGACCGAACTGCAGAGAGATGCCAACAGGCGTTTCGGTTTTTCCGCAAAAGAGACGCTTAATATTATGCAGCGCCTGTATGAGAACCACAAAGTTCTCACGTATCCCCGTACCGATTCCCGCTACATCGGCACTGATATCGTACCGACGATCAAAGAACGGCTTAAGGCATGTTCTGTGGGACCGTACAAAAGCGTGGCGGGGCGTCTCATAAACAAACCAGTGCAGGTAAACAAATCCTTTGTAGATGACAAGAAAATAAGCGACCACCACGCCATTATCCCTACCGAGGAATATGTGCAGCTGGATCATATGACCAATGAAGAGCGCAAGATCTATGACCTCGTTGTGCGGCGTTTTCTGAGCGTGCTCTACCCGCCCTTTGAATATGAGCAGACGACCATGACGGCTGACGCCGCCGGGCAGATCTTCGCGGCCAGAGGGAAGGTCGTCCGTTCGATGGGATGGAAGGCCGCCTATGACGAGAAATGGGACGACGGCGAAGACTCCGGAGATAACACTGTTGAACCTGAACTTGCGGACCAGTCTCTTCCTGAGCTCACCAAGGGACAGACCTTCCATATATCCGCAGTCCGGGTCACCACCGGCAGGACAAAGCCGCCGGCCCGTTTTACTGAAGCCACTCTCCTCTCCGCAATGGAAAACCCGGTGAAATATATGGACTCCTCAGATGCAAAAGCGAGAAAGACGCTCGGGGAGACCGGCGGACTTGGCACGGTTGCCACGCGGGCAGATATTATAGAAAAGCTGTTTCATTCTTTTTTGATCGAGAAAAAGGGCCGGGAGATCGTCATTACTTCAAAAGGCAAACAGCTACTTGAGCTTGTCCCGGAGGATCTGAAAAAGCCGGAGCTCACCGCCAGCTGGGAGATGGAACTGTCCGGGATCGCCAGGGGCACCCATAAAGACACCGACTTTCTTCAGGATATTCAGGATTATACAAAGGAGCTTATTCAGGAGATACGACAGAGCGGCGGCACCTTCCGCCACGAAAATATGACAAATACAAAATGTCCGCAATGCGGGAAACGGCTGCTGGCCGTGAACGGAAAAAACTCCCGCCTGCTCGTATGCCAGGACAGAGAGTGCGGCTACCGGGAGACGATCGCCCGTACAAGCAATGCCCGCTGTCCCAACTGCCACAAGAAGATGGAACTTATCAAGCGAAATGACGAAGAGACCTTTGTCTGCTCCTGCGGTTATAAAGAAAAGCTCTCCGCCTTTAAAAAACGGAGAGAAAAAGAAGGCGCCGGCGTATCCAAAAAGGATGTGCAGCGCTACATGAAAGAACAAAACAAAAAAAGTGAACCCCTCAATAATCCTTTTGCCGACGCACTGGCCAAAATAAAACTGGATTAA
- a CDS encoding GNAT family N-acetyltransferase, whose product MEIIEVQERTPLLTEQLLLVWENSVRTTHLFLSNSEIENIKIYVPQALKEIPRLIIAKHKNGSPAAFMGIDGQKLEMLFILDAERGKGLGKKLITYGIENYSVNEVAVNEQNPLAKGFYEHMGFQVYKRTDHDEQGNPYPLLYMKL is encoded by the coding sequence ATGGAAATAATCGAAGTTCAGGAAAGAACACCGCTTCTGACAGAGCAGTTATTACTAGTATGGGAGAACTCTGTAAGGACGACACATCTATTTTTGTCCAACAGCGAAATCGAAAATATTAAAATATATGTTCCGCAGGCATTAAAGGAAATACCTCGCCTGATCATTGCAAAGCATAAAAACGGATCCCCTGCTGCCTTTATGGGTATTGACGGACAAAAACTAGAAATGCTGTTCATTTTGGACGCTGAAAGAGGTAAAGGGTTAGGCAAAAAACTAATCACATATGGAATTGAAAATTATTCAGTCAATGAAGTAGCTGTAAATGAACAAAACCCGCTTGCTAAAGGTTTTTATGAACATATGGGCTTCCAGGTGTATAAAAGGACCGATCATGATGAACAGGGGAACCCCTATCCTCTCTTGTACATGAAATTATAG